A window of Pseudomonadota bacterium genomic DNA:
GGACGGCAATGGAAGAAAACATTACAGGATCAAAAGAAGAATCTCCGATAATCAAACTCGTAGATTCAATCCTTACCTTGGCCGCTAAAAAAAATGCGGAATTTATAACTTTTGTTTCCATCCCTTCTGATGAAGTTATTAAAGAAAAAAAACCGATCCTCTCTGCCGAGGAGGCTCTTGATCCGCAACTCCTTGAAGAACTTATTAAAACATCTGACGACGATACAACCGAAGTTGCTGCCGGCATTGAGACCAACGCCGAGGCCCCCTTTAATGTATATTATAATTTAGGTACCGGCTGGTTTCAGGCTCATTCGCTGCCGGCAAACACCAAGGGGCCGGTTTATCAAAGAATTTTGCTCCTTGCGGGAATCTCGCCATGGGAGAAGAAAGAGGCTGAAGGGAAAATAGAGCTCGATTACGGTGATGGAGCAAAAACCACATTATTCGTTAAATTCGACCCCGGGGTCGACAGATTACTCCTGAAAAATACCCAGGGCGATGTCAGTATTATCGATCTCCAACGGCTCCTGAAAAGTGAAAATTCCAAAGACCGGCAATATGCTGCGGATGAACTGCTCAACCAGAATACTCCTGATTCCATAAAGACACTTAAATACTCCTTTGAAAATGAAAAACCGCCGGAAACTATCTTTGCCTATGCCAAAACCGGGGCCGCGGAAACCATCCCTGAGCTGACAAAACTCCTGCGTTCCCCCCAACCGGCCCTGAGGGCGATGGCCCTTAAATCCCTTGTAGAATTCGGCACTGTCGAGTCCCGTAATGCCCTCCTTGATGCATTGCAGAAGGAGCAGACTTCCGACATCGTCCATGCCCTGGGCGACAGTGGCGATCCCTCGGTTGTGCCAACTCTCCAGAACGCCCTGAAACAGGGCAAACAGAGCTTAAGACTTGCAATATTCATGGCCCTTGCCAAAATCGGCACCCGAACCGCCTTTGATATTATCGAAGAAAACGTCTTAGCACATGAAATGCAGGAGGTGGTTTTGCGGACCCTGCCCATCCTGGCCAGGAAGGAACCTGATGTCAGGATAATGTACGTACAATGGTTATATAACAACTACGATGCGATTGACGAATCAAAAACCAAAGTTGACCTGATCAAATTCTTTCAATCCACCGGCACCAAGGACTTACAAAAGAATCTCAAGAAAAAACTCGATGAAGAACAGGCTAAATTCTTTCTGAAGCGTGACAAGGACCTTGTCGCTGCCCTTGAGATCTGCATCAAGGACATGCAGATCATTACGGAAGATGACCTGCCTAAAACGATAAACAAAGTCCTAGCCCAAGCTGCGGCAGAAAATATCGAGATGATCTGTGTCGGCCCGTTGAAAGATGATGAAAAACAGGAATCACCGGACACCTTCAACATCCACTTTAAAAAAGCTGGTAAATGGCAGATAGCCAGAACATTCCCTCAAAAAAAGCACCAGGCTTTTTGTGACAGGCTTGTCGCCCTCTCAGGAAAAGGGCTTGATGAACTTGCCAAGGCTACTCACAAATTCACCGTCAAAGTTGCCCCGGATTTGCATCTGACCTGTCATATCAAATTTGAGCCGACCCATGACCGGTTTGTTATGGCCGCAAAAAAAGAGCCCGGCAAGACCGATTAAAGCCCGCGACCCTATCTCTGTTCGGCAGACCAGACGCCCCAAAGCCCCTGCAGTCGAGCTCAAATATTTTTTTTGCAGAAACTGCATTATTTTGTTTAAAGTTTGTTTTCAGGATGCCGATATGTTAATTAGAAAACTATATAAATGAACGCCGACTAACAATCAGCTGCCATGATATTTAACAAGGACGGCACCGGAAATGAAGCTTACCAATCTTTTTCCACAGATTAAAACGGACAATAAAATCCAGATCAAAAAAACCGCTGATGCTGGTGTTGATCCTGCCAGGACCGCCGGTTCCACCGTTGAAACCGATCGGGTCGAGTTGTCAGACGGATCCCGTGATGTCCAGAAAATGCAGGAAATTCTTCTGGAAACCCCTGTTGTCCGCGAGGAAAAAGTTCAGGAACTGAAACAGCAGGTTGCAAGCGGCAAATACCAGGTGGATCCCTATAAAGTTGCCGACCGCATGCTGACGAGCCTTCTTACCGATTATCTTCCCGAAGACTGATTTTTCTAAATTTTTCATATATTCAATCCTGCGGCCTCATCCTGAGGCCGTTTTTTTTATTTCACCGACCTCTTCTAACCGTTAATCCGCAACAATTCAGGGTGGATCAGAAGCCAGAAGCCAGAAGTCAGAGAGAAAAATCTCCTACGCATTCCTGCCTTTTTTAAGTTTATTCTTTGAATTCAGCCTGCTGTCTCCTTTATTCAACGAGCTTAATCACATGCCTACGAAGCGAGCCGCGAAATGTTTACCCGGAAAATACCCGGCTCATTCACTAATAATCGGCCAGCAGCAATCATATCTGCCCGGATCGAGAAGCACCTGTTTAGCCAGCCGCTTATTGGCATTTATCATCACCGGTCCGAGCAGATTAGCTGTCATTGCCCTGGGATTTTCCCTGGGGATTGTGAGAATCAAAAGAAGCTCAAGTTCACTTACATCTGTAGCCTCAAGTTCTTCCCTTATATGATCATTGACAGGAGGATTATAACTCGGATCCACAACCACGGATTGAATAACCACAAAGGCAAGGTTCGGGTCATCCACAGACTGAAACCACATGAACGGCGAGGACAGCCCGTGTTTCTGGAGTATGAACCGCGTCGAATCAGGGAATCCCAGAAAAGGGCTGGTCATTATAATTATTTTGTCTTTATCTATTGTAAGCTCACCAAAACGACTGGTTGATATCTTGATTCCCGTCGGGTTTTCCTGGCTGCTGATGTTCTCAGCGGTTACACTGCTCATACTTCATTCCTCCACAACATGAACCTCAATTACAATGCCGGCTCGGCATCAATCCAAACGGCAGGTGTTATTCTTTTTCGCCTGAAAAAATTTTTAATCCCTGCGGCAAAGACCCAATATCCTGGGGTGCTTCCATAGCGGCCTTCCTGTTTTCTTCAAGAATCTGTTGATAAATTTCTTCACGGTGCACAGCCAGATGTTTCGGGGCCTCGATTCCCAGCTTGACCTGCCCCCCCTTGATTTCCAGGACCTTGATTTTTATGTCGTCCTGTATGGCAATTGCCTCCCCGATTTTTCTTGCAAGTACCAGCATGGGCGCCCTCCATGGCTTTTGATTAATAAAATTTGCCTGCCTGTGATACCTTCCATGGTATTCACGCTAGAGGAAATTGACAAGACTTAACTGCATGACCTTGGCGGATGCCGAAAGGGCCGCCTCGTAGGCAACCTCCTTGGCTTTAAGCTTCATCAGCGCCTCGATAATATCCGTATCCTGTTTCTCTGAAAGATTCTCTGTCGTGCTTAATTCCAGATTTATGAATATCTCGTTCTGGGTCTCTATGCGGTTCGCCCTGGCCCCGAAATCAGATATCTGCCGGGTCAGATCTTCCGCAAGCTGATTCATTTCTGCAAGCGATTGCCCAAGAGAATATGTCTGGATATCACTGAAGCTCACGCCAGCCGATTTAAGAAAATTGCTTGAGTCGCTCTCTAAAACAAAGGTGTATCTGGCGGCATCGGTACTTTCAATTTCCATATAACCGCTGCTGTTCCACGTTGCGGTAATCCCGGCGACGCCGTTTATTTTCTGGGCTATGGTTTCAGGCGTATCAATTGCCGGGTCCACAGGGATTCTAATCTTCGTCTCCACCGGCGGATATTGTTCATGATCCATCACGGTAAGGGTAAAATCACCGGCCACCAATTCATCGTGTCTCGGCAATCCGGTATCGCCAGAGCCAAGAGTGGCGGTTACATCGGTGGCCGCGGCATTTCCCACAACTTCAGTGAAATTCTGCCCTTTGAGGAAATCCTCGAAGCGTTTTAAAGTTGAAAAAGCATTGATATCCATTAAAACATCCTGGCCGTTCTTACTCACTTTCAGAGTGCTTCGCTGGCCGACCTTGATGGAAATATCGTTGCTTCTATCGCCGGTATAGCGGACATTGCCTTCCTGAACAATGATACTGTCCACGGTGATTAAGCCGTCCGCCGGCAAATCACCGGCCTCTCCGGTATTGGTCGCGCCTCCCGACATGCCGAGGGCTGCAAGGCCCTGCTCGAAACTGGCCGTGGGAGTCGTTTCAATAGAAAATACCCTGTCTGATTT
This region includes:
- a CDS encoding HEAT repeat domain-containing protein; this translates as MEENITGSKEESPIIKLVDSILTLAAKKNAEFITFVSIPSDEVIKEKKPILSAEEALDPQLLEELIKTSDDDTTEVAAGIETNAEAPFNVYYNLGTGWFQAHSLPANTKGPVYQRILLLAGISPWEKKEAEGKIELDYGDGAKTTLFVKFDPGVDRLLLKNTQGDVSIIDLQRLLKSENSKDRQYAADELLNQNTPDSIKTLKYSFENEKPPETIFAYAKTGAAETIPELTKLLRSPQPALRAMALKSLVEFGTVESRNALLDALQKEQTSDIVHALGDSGDPSVVPTLQNALKQGKQSLRLAIFMALAKIGTRTAFDIIEENVLAHEMQEVVLRTLPILARKEPDVRIMYVQWLYNNYDAIDESKTKVDLIKFFQSTGTKDLQKNLKKKLDEEQAKFFLKRDKDLVAALEICIKDMQIITEDDLPKTINKVLAQAAAENIEMICVGPLKDDEKQESPDTFNIHFKKAGKWQIARTFPQKKHQAFCDRLVALSGKGLDELAKATHKFTVKVAPDLHLTCHIKFEPTHDRFVMAAKKEPGKTD
- the flgM gene encoding flagellar biosynthesis anti-sigma factor FlgM, whose product is MKLTNLFPQIKTDNKIQIKKTADAGVDPARTAGSTVETDRVELSDGSRDVQKMQEILLETPVVREEKVQELKQQVASGKYQVDPYKVADRMLTSLLTDYLPED
- the fliW gene encoding flagellar assembly protein FliW, which encodes MSSQENPTGIKISTSRFGELTIDKDKIIIMTSPFLGFPDSTRFILQKHGLSSPFMWFQSVDDPNLAFVVIQSVVVDPSYNPPVNDHIREELEATDVSELELLLILTIPRENPRAMTANLLGPVMINANKRLAKQVLLDPGRYDCCWPIISE
- the csrA gene encoding carbon storage regulator CsrA — translated: MLVLARKIGEAIAIQDDIKIKVLEIKGGQVKLGIEAPKHLAVHREEIYQQILEENRKAAMEAPQDIGSLPQGLKIFSGEKE